One stretch of Brettanomyces nanus chromosome 4, complete sequence DNA includes these proteins:
- a CDS encoding uncharacterized protein (BUSCO:EOG09342NIR) gives MLADFLPPSVVLPIPTTTRTHFSEIPTSIEKSQDDPEDIIILGVDEAGRGPVLGPMVYGTAYIRKKDAHLLKEFGFDDSKKLTEQKRGQLMQGICGVEESLFNCLGWATTSITARDISAGMLRPRQSTYNLNIQAHDVTMELIDSILRRGVKVQEIYIDTVGPPITYQKKLQNRFPNLKVTVTKKADSLFPIVSAASIVAKVTRDYSLLHSAKQRELEGSWGSGYPSDPRTTKWLNSEVDPLFGWDQNVRYSWQTSKDAMKRSGGLVMTWEDDLEEKENYGDVSQMFGAKKTAYKCDWFVCKSE, from the coding sequence ATGTTGGCCGATTTCTTACCACCTTCGGTAGTACTTCCAATCCCAACTACAACTCGAACCCATTTTTCGGAAATTCCCACGTCCATTGAAAAATCTCAGGATGACCCTGAAGACATTATCATATTGGGTGTAGATGAAGCAGGAAGAGGACCCGTTCTTGGACCAATGGTGTATGGAACAGCTTAtataagaaagaaagatgcaCATCtattgaaagagtttgGATTTGACGACTCCAAAAAACTCACAGAACAGAAGAGAGGCCAGTTAATGCAGGGAATCTGTGGAGTTGAGGAATCACTTTTCAATTGTTTAGGTTGGGCCACCACCAGTATCACAGCGCGTGATATAAGTGCTGGAATGCTTCGGCCAAGGCAATCCACCTATAATTTGAACATTCAGGCACATGATGTCACGATGGAATTGATAGACAGCATATTAAGGAGAGGAGTGAAAGTGCAAGAGATCTACATTGATACGGTAGGACCTCCTATCACATACCAAAAGAAATTGCAGAATAGATTTCCCAATTTGAAGGTCACTGTGACGAAGAAAGCCGATTCTTTGTTTCCCATAGTTTCAGCTGCCTCTATCGTGGCCAAAGTGACTAGGGATTACAGTCTTCTCCATTCTGCTAAGCAACGAGAACTGGAAGGTAGTTGGGGGTCAGGATATCCTTCTGATCCACGAACCACTAAATGGCTCAATTCCGAGGTGGATCCATTGTTTGGATGGGACCAGAATGTGAGATATTCGTGGCAGACCTCTAAGGATGCCatgaaaagaagtggagGACTGGTGATGACATGGGAGGATGACttagaggagaaggagaattaTGGAGACGTATCTCAAATGTTTGGAGCGAAGAAGACAGCATATAAGTGCGATTGGTTTGTTTGCAAGAGCGAATAA
- the UBC9 gene encoding E2 SUMO-conjugating protein ubc9 (BUSCO:EOG093448EV), which yields MAKRDLRTERIQQERKQWRKDHPFGFYARPTKAADGSLDLHNWVAGIPGKSNTMWENATYPVTIAFPEEYPAKPPKIRLPSGFYHPNVYPSGTICLSILNEDQDWRPAISLKQLMLGIQELLDTPNPTSPAQEPSWRAFEKDKVEYEKKVRQQAKVYADKH from the coding sequence ATGGCCAAGAGAGATTtgagaacagaaagaatccaacaggaaagaaaacagtGGCGTAAGGATCATCCGTTTGGATTTTATGCCAGACCCACAAAAGCCGCAGATGGTTCTCTAGACCTTCATAACTGGGTGGCAGGTATCCCTGGTAAATCCAATACGATGTGGGAGAATGCCACATATCCCGTCACAATAGCGTTTCCAGAGGAGTACCCGGCCAAGCCTCCTAAAATTAGATTGCCTTCTGGCTTTTATCACCCTAATGTGTATCCTTCGGGTACCATTTGTTTGTCTATCTTGAACGAGGATCAAGATTGGAGACCTGCTATATCGCTAAAGCAATTGATGCTTGGAATTCAGGAACTTTTAGATACTCCTAATCCTACATCACCCGCTCAAGAGCCCTCTTGGAGAGCATTCGAAAAGGATAAAGTGGAAtacgaaaagaaagttaGACAGCAGGCCAAAGTGTATGCTGATAAGCATTAA
- a CDS encoding uncharacterized protein (EggNog:ENOG41): protein MGKLKRTSKLAQRRQKDKQLQKNGSSTGKGHPHHKRDRNDVKEMQKVAPLMTNLTSSSQNARSMAVNSITLLCDNDAELRKIFLKNDLVKIILTKLLHDTNDDIVVDSYGLLRNLMIDEGYSLCMHLWRSDLWTLLESSFKKAIESLPHLNDDKVTKVGKELLVNFIDNLIGCCDSLCSELPLKLFEDTILEKLQECGILKFIFELVKQKPNGRLLLNSLEFLYDLATISYKFISVIANDGDDIGVLNDISDVSNVGKLSRAYLIGILLQVMEYKEEVSDRRKLVDQILIPLSQIYEKDINLKATVDQLNLSYKSNPTAEESRQLGLAKDNFNTLDLILDLYSSVIEMVGENYESGKADPAADFFNNQLKQFLFDMIESNFKDDKVLTCLNNLCIFDASNHLVDQKLLQFLDQVQQLLSEKFTQLLDSTDISNESLEEVNQLLNFYNSFTDMEDVSRWNVNADQMAKLTQLSGVISSKVEAGDVDALNFLQFNQFLIMYIGKISKNCDDLEITKGIVKFLVDEKFLKYLTLYGTFKNAEQLHNKLGYLIEDTLNLAINAIFDVFDDDYSYNRPIFHEGGLLQVLKDHKDELKRVYKYIDKNVNPQVKKRTQETMENLVRFIEYKETEL from the coding sequence ATGGGAAAGTTAAAAAGGACATCAAAGCTGGCCCAAAGAAGGCAGAAGGACAagcaacttcaaaaaaatggCTCTTCAACTGGTAAAGGCCATCCCCATCATAAAAGGGACCGTAATGATGTTAAAGAGATGCAGAAGGTGGCACCTTTGATGACAAatttgacttcttcttctcaaaatgcTAGATCGATGGCTGTTAATTCCATTACATTACTTTGTGATAATGATGCCgaattgagaaagatattTCTCAAGAACGATTTGGTCAAGATCATCCTcaccaaacttcttcatgatACCAACGATGATATCGTTGTGGATAGTTACGGATTACTTCGAAACTTGATGATAGATGAGGGCTATTCTTTGTGTATGCATCTTTGGAGATCCGATCTTTGGACATTGCTTGAGAGCAGCTTCAAGAAGGCAATTGAGTCTCTTCCTCATTTGAACGATGATAAGGTTACTAAAGTTGGTAAGGAGCTACTAGTGAACTTCATTGATAATTTGATTGGCTGTTGTGACTCCCTTTGCAGTGAGCTCcctttgaagttgtttGAAGATACTATTTTGGAAAAATTACAAGAATGTGGCATTCtcaaattcatctttgAATTGGTGAAGCAGAAGCCCAATGGACGATTATTATTGAACAGTTTAGAGTTCTTGTATGATTTAGCTACGATATCTTATAAATTTATTTCAGTCATCGCTAATGATGGCGATGATATTGGGGTCCTTAATGATATCAGCGATGTTAGCAATGTTGGTAAGCTATCCAGAGCTTATCTCATTGGTATCTTGCTGCAGGTGATGGAgtataaagaagaagtctccgacagaagaaagttgGTGGACCAAATTTTAATCCCATTATCGCAAATATACGAGAAGGATATAAACTTGAAGGCTACCGTGGATCAATTAAACCTCTCCTACAAGTCCAATCCTACCGCTGAGGAGAGTAGGCAACTAGGACTTGCAAAGGATAATTTCAACACCCTTGATTTAATATTGGATTTGTACTCTAGTGTCATTGAAATGGTTGGAGAAAACTATGAGAGTGGAAAGGCTGATCCCGCTGCTGATTTTTTCAATAACCAGTTGAAGCAGTTCCTCTTTGATATGATTGAGAGCAATTTCAAAGACGATAAAGTGCTAACATGCCTTAACAATTTGTGTATATTCGATGCATCCAACCATTTGGTTGATCAAAAGCTATTGCAATTTTTAGACCAGGTTCAACAGCTGCTATCTGAAAAGTTCACTCAGTTACTAGATAGTACTGATATTAGCAACGAATCCTTGGAAGAGGTTAATCAGCTGTTGAATTTCTACAACAGTTTCACTGATATGGAAGATGTCTCTCGTTGGAATGTTAATGCCGATCAAATGGCCAAATTAACCCAGCTCTCTGGTGTTATATCTTCGAAAGTAGAAGCTGGCGATGTGGATGCTTTGAActtccttcaattcaacCAGTTTTTGATAATGTACATCGGCAAAATCTCCAAGAACTGCgatgatttggagatcACCAAGGGGATTGTAAAGTTCTTGGTAGATGAAAAGTTTCTCAAGTATCTCACTCTCTATGGCACCTTCAAAAACGCCGAGCAGCTTCATAATAAATTGGGATATTTGATAGAAGATACCCTCAATTTGGCCATAAATGCCATATTTGATGTGTTTGACGACGATTACAGCTACAATAGACCAATATTCCATGAGGGTGGTCTTCTCCAAGTATTGAAAGATCATAAAGATGAGCTCAAACGGGTCTATAAGTACATTGATAAGAATGTGAACCCGCAGgttaagaaaagaacacAAGAAACTATGGAGAACTTGGTCAGATTCATCGAGTACAAAGAGACAGAGTTATAG
- a CDS encoding uncharacterized protein (BUSCO:EOG09343TV3), with amino-acid sequence MSSISRTLKTTQSSELCTVAAGCFWGVEHMYRKHLNDRIIDAKVGFANGTTTKPSYKDVCNGDTGHAESLQISFEPSKISYKELVEFFFLIHDPTTLNSQGPDTGLQYRSAIFTHDNAQTQIAKQVRQEMQKKWYPHDNVLTSIEPIKCFYDAEDYHQKYLFKNPAGYQCPTHFLRTSPK; translated from the coding sequence ATGAGTTCAATATCTAGAACACTTAAAACAACGCAAAGCTCTGAACTTTGTACGGTTGCTGCAGGATGCTTTTGGGGCGTGGAACACATGTACCGTAAGCATCTCAACGATCGGATTATTGACGCCAAGGTAGGCTTCGCTAACGGTACAACCACCAAACCCAGCTACAAGGATGTATGCAATGGAGATACAGGACACGCAGAGTCTTTACAAATATCGTTCGAACCTTCCAAGATCAGCTACAAAGAATTGGTGGAGTTTTTCTTCCTAATTCATGATCCGACTACGCTCAACTCCCAGGGTCCAGACACTGGTCTGCAATATAGATCAGCTATTTTCACCCACGACAATGCACAAACTCAGATAGCCAAGCAGGTGAGACAGGAAATGCAGAAAAAATGGTATCCCCACGACAATGTTCTGACTTCGATCGAGCCTATCAAGTGTTTCTATGATGCTGAGGATTATCACCAAAAATACTTATTTAAGAATCCAGCTGGATATCAATGTCCAACACATTTCTTAAGAACAAGTCCGAAATAA
- a CDS encoding uncharacterized protein (BUSCO:EOG09340OV0), with translation MSNRSNITPAKQAKILDNSITVIRQQIVLMRKCLETKNRFMDALKHTSTFLNELRTNYLTPKQYYELYVMVYDGLEYLSQYLKDTYPNSHLADLYELVQYAGNIVPRLYLMITVGTVYMGVKDAPLKEIMTDMMEMCRGVQHPIRGLFLRYYLSQRTKDLLPTSMEGDDIELKGNLKDSIHFIITNFIEMNKLWVRWQHQGHSSEHLKRVEERKELQILVGSNLVRLSQMDSIDRIYYKKEVLPVILEQIVKCRDLIAQEYLLDVIIQVFPDEFHLITMDEFFDASLNLDPAVSIKNIVLALIDRLIGFKVREPDYVVKVVGDNSVDIFGKIIGFIDKVSQLKPDMSVTDYSSILEGVCKLSITYYPEKYSNIDKIFEHATEMYKDKRQMEPKSTGTTTIQTRNWKLLLLAPVTMYEDVKKVLQLDNHYLEFFNLQSYSLRRSISVEIVDRFLKEGTGIITKEELKKVFTILEPLIVVPSEPKGPKDVTAQSLKINSKPPTVFGRNSLPGSSTAGEVDENEEELKDSIDVKLQQECLAKLLHLIYNKNPYKHLELLQLARDRLQPAQKRVVYTYPTLVAMTLKLVRKLYIVKHIETKEQRNRIAPFFTFITGLITVLGQSRYNAVDCFNLNLMSAEMADEVGLVDISYDFFIESLVVYEESFVDSRSQYQALMSLINKLISSKNMIQQNMENFDRLITKTTLYSSKLLRKTDQCRAVCMSSHLWWIVENLEDSSDDTGIATSMSQLSLKNDGKRVLECLQKSLRIADSILDKNVSLELFIEILNQSLYFFIHGNDMISVRYLNGLIELIRNNFKGLGKIQGPFEITCRHFERTLKYIREQKSIDPRFEAVTA, from the coding sequence ATGTCCAATAGAAGCAACATTACGCCTGCTAAGCAGGCGAAAATTCTCGACAATTCCATCACTGTAATTCGCCAGCAGATTGTGCTGATGCGGAAATGCCTCGAGACCAAGAACCGTTTCATGGATGCGCTCAAACATACCAGCACATTTCTCAATGAGCTCAGAACAAACTACTTGACACCCAAACAGTACTATGAACTCTATGTTATGGTTTATGATGGATTGGAATATCTCAGTCAGTACTTGAAGGATACCTATCCTAACAGCCATTTGGCTGATCTCTACGAGTTGGTTCAGTACGCCGGTAACATTGTTCCAAGACTCTACCTAATGATAACTGTAGGCACTGTTTATATGGGAGTAAAAGATGCACCTCTCAAAGAGATTATGACAGATATGATGGAGATGTGCCGTGGTGTCCAGCATCCAATCAGAGGCTTGTTTTTGAGGTACTATCTTTCCCAGAGAACCAAAGATTTACTGCCTACAAGCATGGAGGgtgatgatattgaattgAAGGGAAACTTGAAGGACTCCATACATTTCATCATTACAAATTTTATTGAAATGAACAAACTTTGGGTCCGTTGGCAGCATCAGGGTCATTCTTCTGAGCACCTCAAACGTGTGGAGGAGAGGAAGGAGCTTCAAATTTTGGTTGGGTCCAATTTGGTTCGTCTTTCTCAGATGGACTCCATTGACAGGATTTACTATAAAAAGGAGGTACTTCCTGTGATTCTAGAGCAAATTGTGAAGTGCAGAGATCTCATCGCTCAGGAATATTTGCTCGATGTGATCATTCAAGTGTTCCCAGATGAGTTCCATTTAATTACAATGGACGAATTCTTTGATGCCTCCCTCAACCTAGATCCTGCAGTAAGCATCAAAAATATTGTTCTTGCCTTGATAGACAGATTAATTGGTTTCAAAGTTAGAGAACCCGACTATGTTGTGAAAGTCGTTGGCGATAATTCTGTCGATATCTTTGGTAAGATCATTGGTTTTATTGATAAAGTTAGCCAATTAAAACCCGACATGAGTGTCACCGATTATAGCTCCATTCTTGAAGGTGTTTGCAAACTTTCTATCACCTATTACCCTGAAAAATACTCTAATATCGACAAAATATTTGAGCATGCCACAGAAATGTACAAGGATAAGCGGCAGATGGAACCTAAATCTACTGGCACTACTACAATTCAGACGCGGAATTGGAAGTTGCTCCTACTAGCACCAGTTACTATGTATGAAGACGTGAAAAAAGTTTTGCAATTGGACAACCATTATCTTGAGTTCTTCAACCTTCAGAGCTATTCGTTGCGAAGATCCATTAGCGTCGAAATAGTGGACAGATTCTTGAAGGAAGGGACGGGAATTATTacgaaagaagaacttaAGAAGGTTTTCACTATTTTAGAACCACTCATAGTTGTACCAAGCGAGCCCAAAGGTCCGAAAGACGTTACTGCGCAGAGTCTCAAGATCAATTCCAAGCCACCAACTGTTTTTGGCAGGAATTCACTTCCTGGAAGCTCTACTGCAGGagaagtggatgaaaatgagGAAGAATTAAAAGATTCTATTGATGTTaaacttcaacaagaatGCCTTGCCAAGCTGTTACACTTGATATACAACAAAAATCCCTACAAACACCTTGAATTACTACAATTAGCAAGAGACAGACTTCAACCTGCTCAGAAGAGAGTTGTATACACTTATCCTACTCTCGTAGCTATGACATTGAAACTTGTCCGTAAGCTTTATATTGTTAAGCACATAGAGACTAAGGAGCAGAGGAATAGAATAGCTCCGTTCTTTACGTTCATTACTGGTCTCATTACTGTTTTGGGACAATCCAGGTACAATGCTGTTGATTGCTTTAACCTCAACTTGATGAGTGCAGAGATGGCCGATGAAGTTGGCCTTGTAGATATTTCTTACGACTTTTTCATCGAGTCGTTGGTGGTTTACGAAGAGTCATTTGTGGATTCGAGATCACAATACCAGGCATTGATGAGTCTTATAAATAAACTTATCAGTTCGAAGAACATGATCCAGCAAAATATGGAGAACTTTGACCGGTTGATCACTAAGACTACTCTTTACAGTTCAAAGCTTCTAAGGAAAACAGATCAATGCCGTGCTGTATGCATGTCATCACATCTCTGGTGGATTGTAGAAAATTTAGAAGATTCGTCCGATGATACGGGAATCGCCACGTCGATGAGCCAGCTTTCGTTAAAGAACGATGGTAAAAGGGTTCTTGAATGCTTACAGAAATCACTTAGAATTGCTGATTCCATTTTGGACAAAAACGTTTCCTTGGAGCTCTTTATCGAGATCTTGAATCAGTCATTGTACTTTTTCATTCATGGAAACGATATGATTAGTGTTCGGTACCTGAACGGATTGATCGAATTGATACGCAATAATTTCAAGGGTCTTGGAAAGATCCAAGGACCTTTTGAGATCACTTGCAGGCACTTTGAACGTACTTTAAAGTATATAAGAGAGCAGAAAAGTATCGATCCAAGATTTGAAGCTGTTACCGcttaa